TCGCTCTTCCCCCTCGCCCCGCGTCTCCAGGAAGTCGAGATAGCGGGCCACCCGCTCGCGCTCGATACGCGCCTGGAAGCGTGGGAATTCGTACCCCTCCAGCGCCAGCCAACGTCGATGAAATCGCAGCATGATTCACCCGGCCCGATTACGGCGTTTTGGTCGAAGCGTCGCCGCGCGAGCCCAGGCGGGCGATGCTCTCCACCGCCGAATAGCTCTCTAGCGCCGAGAGGTCGCCCACGTCGTTGCCGAGGTAGGCGTTCTTCACCACCCGCCGCAGCAGCTTGCCGTTCTTGGTCTTGGGCAGTTCGTCGACGACGAATACCTCGCGCGGGGCGAAGGCCTTGCCCAGCCTCTCGGCGACTAGGGCCTTGAGGGTCGAGGCGACGCCTTCGCGCTCGGCCTCCGGCTTGAGCACCACGAAGCACAGCGGCACTTCCCCTTTCAGGGGGTCGGCGACGCCGACGACGGCAACCTCCGCCACCGCGGGGGACGACACCACGATGCTCTCGATCTCCGCCGGCCCCACGCGCTTGCCGGCCACGTTCATGGTGTCGTCCGAGCGTCCGCGGATCTCCAGTTGGCCGTCGGGATAGGCGATCGCCATGTCGCCGTGCACCCAGCGTCCCGGCCAGCGGGAGAAATATTCACCCTCGTACTTGGCGTCGTCGTGCCAGAAGCTCCTGGTCATGCCGACCCAGGGCCTGTCGATCACCAGTTCGCCGAGCTCGTCGACGACTCGCTCGCCGTCAGGATTGACGACGCCGGCGGCCATGCCGGGAACGGGGCTGTTGAAACAGGAGGGACCGATCGGCCTGAGCAGCACGTTAACCAGAATCCCGCCGCCGATCTCGGTGCCGCCGGCGTAGTTGATGATCGGGATGCGGCGCTCTCCCACCGTCTCGAACAGCCAGTGCCAGCTCTCGTCATCCCAGGGCTCGCCGGTGGAAAGGAACAGCCGGACCCGTTCGCCCAGCTGCTTGGGGGCGATGTCGCTCTTCATCAGGCTGCGGGTGAAGGTCGGCGAGATGCCCACGTGGGTGGCACCGAACGCCTCGACCAGCGTCCACAGGCGATCCTCCTGCGGATGGTTCGGCGCACCGTCGTAGATCGCTAGGGTCGCGCCGTTCATGAATGCCCCGAACACCGCCACCGGCGCGGTCAGCCAGCCCATGTCGGTAATCCAGAAGAGCGCATCGCCCTCGCCGAGATCCATGCACAGGCCCAGGTCAAGGGCGGCCTTGAGCGGCAGGCCCGCATGGGTATGCACCGCGCCTTTGGGCTTGCCCGAAGTCCCCGAGGTATAGATCAGCAGCAGCGGGTCGTCGCTGGCCATTTCGCAGGGCAGCTCTCGTTCCTCACGCGCCGGCACGGCGGCCATCAGCGCTTCCCAGTCGTGCTCGTGGGCGGCCAGCCGGGAGGGATCGGAGCCGGCGTTGTTGACCACGACGACGGTCTCGACGGCACTGCCAGCGGCAATCGCCTCGTCGGCCTTGGCCTTCATCTCGATGAAGCGCCCACGGCGGTAGTAGCCGTCGGCCGTGATCAGAAAGCGCGAGCCGGAGTCCGCGAGGCGCACCGCCAGCGCCTCGGCGTTATAGCCGGAGAAGCTCGGCGCATAGATCGCACCAAGGCGAATCACCGCCAGCATGGCGATGATCGCCTGGGGAATCATCGGCAGGTAGAGCGATACCACATCGCCTCGCTTGACGCCCAGCCCGCGCAGCGCCTCGGCGCAACGCGCCACCTCCCCGGCCAGCTCGCCGTAGCTATAGCGGACCTGGCGGCCATCCTCGGCCTGGGACACCAGCGCCTGCCTGGCGCCGGTCTCGGGCTCGCGCGCCCAGCGCTCCAGCAGGGAGTCGATGATGTTGAGTCGCCCCTCGGTGAACCAACGCGGGTGCATGATCTCCTGCGGGTCCTCGATGACAGCGGCATAGGAGGAGCGCCACTCGACGCCTAGCTTCTTCTCCACGGCCCCCCAGAACCAGGCGGTGTCTTCCACGCTCCGCTCCAGGAGCCGGTCATAGTCGTTGAGCTCCAGTTCCCCGATCCACTGCTGCAGCCGGGTGCGTTGGCGGGTCTCTCGGTCGGGTGTCCAGACGGCTTGCTTGGTCATGCGCTTGTTCTCCGATACATCCACATTGCTGGCGTGGCTTACTTGAAGTTCTTCTTCACCAGCCTCTGTATTTCGCCGACGATGCCGCTGCGGAAGCTCAGCACGCAGAGCACGAAGATGGCACCAAGGACCACGCTCACCCAGTTGCCCAGCGGCGACTGCGCCAGCTGGGTCTGCAGACTGACCACCACCCCGGCCCCCACCAGCGGACCGAACAGGGTGCCCACCCCGCCCAGCAGCGTCATCAGGATCACCTCACCGGACATGTGCCAGTGGGCATCGGTGAGCGACGCGAGCTGGAAGACCAGGGTCTTGGTCGCACCGGCCAGGCCGGCCAGGCCGGCGGAGAGCACGAAGGCCAGCAGCTTGTAGGCGTCGACGTTGTAGCCCAGCGAGACGGCGCGCGGCTCGTTTTCGCGGATCGCCTTGAGCACCTGGCCGTAGGGCGAGTGCACAGCGCGCTGGATGATCGCGAAGCCGATCAGGAAGATGGCGAACACGAAGTAGTACATCGCCAGGTTGCTGCCCAGGCTGACCAGCCCGAACAGCTCGCCGCGCGGCACGCCGTGCAGCCCGTCTTCGCCGCCGGTGAAGGGCGACTGCAGAAAGAGGAAATAGACCAGTTGCGACAGCGCCAGGGTGATCATGGCGAAGTAGATACCCTGGCGGCGGATCGCCAGGGCACCGAACAGGGCACCCAGCAGCACGGCGGAGAAGGTACCGGCCAGGATGCCCAGCTCCGGCGACAGCCCCGGATAGCTGGCCAGCAGGTAGCCGGTGACGTAGCCGCCGGAGGCCAGGAAGGCGGCGTGGCCGAAGGAGAGTAACCCCGCATAGCCAAGCAGCAGGTTGAAGGCACAGGCGAACAGCGCGAAGCACAGCACCTTCATCAGGAACACGGGATAAATGACGAGGGGCGCGACAAGGGCGATGGCGATCAGCGCCAGATAGAGGGCGTGGCGTCGCCGTGTGGCACGCCGCTGCAGCTTCATCGCCGGGGACAGGGCGGTGGTGGTGGACATGCTCAAGCCTCCTTGCCGAACAGGCCGGCGGGACGCAGCATCAGCACCAGGATCATCACCAGGAAGATCACGGTGTTGGCCGCCTCGGGATAATAGACCTTGGTCAGGCCTTCGATCAGCCCCATGGAGAGCCCGGTGGCCACAGCGCCGAGGATCGAGCCCATGCCGCCGATCACTACCACGGCGAAGACCACGATCAGCAGGTTGGCCCCCATGGTCGGGGACACCGGGTAGAGCGGCGCGGCCAGCACCCCGGCGAAGGCGGCCAGCGCCACGCCGAAGCCATAGGTCAGGGTGATCAGCTGGGGCACATTGACCCCGAAGGCCTGCATCAGCGCCGGGTTCTCGGTGCCGGCACGCAGGTAGGCCCCGAGACGCGTGCGCTCGATGATGTACCAGGTGGCCAGGCAGACCACCAGCGCCGCCACCAGCACCCAGCCGCGGTAGGTGGGCAGGAACATGAAGCCCAGGTTCATCCCGCCCTGCAGGGCCGCAGGCGTCGGGTAGCTCGAGCCCGAGACGCCGAAGAAGTTGATCAGGGTGCCCTCGAAGATCAGCGCCAGGCCGAAGGTGAGCAGCAGCCCGTAGAGGTGGTCGAGATGGGCAATGCGGCGCAGCAGGACGCGCTCGATCAGCATGCCCACCCCGGCGACCAGCAGGGGGGCGATCAGCAGCGCCGCCCAGTAGTTGAGCCCCAGGTGCTGCAGCCCCAGCAGGGCGCTAAAGGCGCCCAGCATGTACATGGCACCGTGGGCGAAGTTGACGATCTTCAGCAGGCCGAAGATCACCGCCAGCCCCAGGCTGAGCAGGGCGTAGAAGGCACCGTTGATAAGGCCCAGCATCAACTGGCCCATGAACACAGCCAACGGCACCCCGAATATCATCGTCATGACATGGACCTCCCATCAGAGTGGCGGCTGCCATGACAGCCGCCAGTTCCGCATCGGCTCAGTTGCTAACCAGGTCGCACCGGCTCTCCTCGAGCGGACGGAAGGCCTCCTCGGCGGGGATGGTGGCGAGGATCTCGAACAGATCCCACTCACCGGTCGAGTCGGTAGGCGCCTTGACCTGTGCCAGGTACATGTCGTGGACCATGCGGCCGTCCTCACGCAGGCGACCATTGCGAGAGAAGAAGTCCTCGATGGGGTTCTCCAGCAGATAGGCACGTACCTCGGCCGGGTCATCGCTGCCGGTGGCCTCGATCGCCTTGAGGTAGTGGGTCACGGCGGAGTAGTCGCCCGCCTGCACCATGGTGGGCATGCGGCCTACCCGCTGCTGGAAGCGCTCGGCCCACTCACGGGACTGCTCATCCATGTTCCAGTACCAGCCGGTCACGAACTGGGTGCCCTGGGCGACGTCCAGGCCGATGGACTTCATGTCGGTGATGAAGACCATCAGGCTCGCCAGGGTCTGTCCGCCCTGGGGAACGCCGAACTGGTAGGCGGTGTTGATGGCATTGACCAGGTCCTTCCCGGCGCTGGCCAGGCCGATGATCTGGGCGCCGGAGCCCTGGGCCTGCAGCATATAGGAGGAGAAGTCATCGGTCGGGAAGGGGTGGCGAATCTTGCCGGCGATGGTTCCGCCGCTCTCGACCACGGCATTCTCGACCGCCGCCTCCATGGCGTGACCGAAGGCGTAGTCCGAGCTCATCAGGAACCAGGACTCGCCGCCCTGCTCCACCATCGCGCGCGCTGCCGCATCCGAAACGGCGAAGGTGTCATACACCCAGTGGACGTGATTCGGCGTGCAGTGCTCGCCGGTAATGCTGTCCGCCGCCGCGGTAGTGACCATGGCAAACTTGTTGCTCTGCTCGACTAGCTTGGAAACCGCGATGGCCACCGAGGAGGCGTTGAGCCCGGTGATCATGTCGACCGAGTCCTGATCCATCCACTCCCGGGCCAGGTTCGAGGCCACGGCCGGATCGTTGCGATGGTCGGCGCTGATCAGCTCGATCGGCACGCCGTTCACCTCGCCACCGAAGTCCTCGATCGCCATCTCGATGGCCGTGAGGCCGCCGGGGCCGGCGAGGTCGCTGTAGGTACCGTTCATGTCGTCCATGTAGCCGATGACGATCTTGTCGTCGCTGACGGCCGCCTGGGCCGCCTGGGCCGCCTGGGCCGCCAGCGGCGCCAGGCTGGCGGCGGCGAGGGCGATGCTCGAGGCAAGGATCTTGCGATTGACGTTCATGGTCTGCTCCGTGGCCCCCGCGGGGGCGGCTTGTTGTTGTGATACCGAATCAATGACGTGGGTCATACCCCCAGCAGGGAGTTGAGGTGCTCGCGCCGCGACGGCAGCTCGGCGGCACCGATCTCCTCGACGATGCGTCCGTGCTCCATCACGAAGTGACGGTCGGCCAGCGGTGCGGCGAAGCGGAAGTTCTGCTCCACCAGCACGATGGTCATGCCGTGCGCCTTGAGCTTGACCAGCACCTCGCCGAGCGCCTGGACGATGACCGGCGCCAGCCCCTCGGTGATCTCGTCGAGCAGCAGCAGCCGTGCCCCGGTGCGCAGGATGCGCGCCATGGCCAGCATCTGCTGCTCGCCGCCGGAGAGCCGGGTTCCCTGGCTGCGGCGCCGCTCGTAGAGGTTGGGGAACATCGCGTAGATCTCGTCGATCGACATGCCCCCGGAGCGCACCGTGGGCGGCAGCAGCAGGTTCTCCTCGACGTCGAGGCTGGCGAAGATCCCGCGCTCCTCGGGGCAGTAGCCGATACCCAGGCGCGGGATGCGGTGGGGCTTCATGCCCAGGGTCTCGTTGCCGTTGATCGTGATTGAGCCGGTACGTCGGCCGACCATGTTCATGATCGACTTGAGGGTGGTGCTGCGCCCGGCGCCGTTGCGGCCGAGCAGCGTCACCAGCTCGCCGCGCTTCACGTCGAAGTCGACGCCGTGAAGGATGTGCGACTCGCCGTAGAAGGCGTGCAGGTCGCTGACCCGTAGCATCTCGGCGCCGTCGCTGTTCCGGTGCTCAGGCACGCTCATCTCGCGCGCTGCTGCTGGCTGGTTCATGCCGTGGCCTCCCCTGTCGCCTCGCTGCCCATGTAGGCCTCGCGCACCTGCGGGTCATGCGCCACTTGCTGATAGCCGCCCTCGGCCAGCACGGCGCCGCGGGCCAGTACGGTGATGCGGTCGCACAGCCGGCTGACCACGCGGAGGTTGTGCTCCACCATCAGCACGGTGCGCCCCGTCGCGACGCGCCGGATCAATTCGACGATGCGGTCGACGTCCTCGGCGCCCATGCCCTGGGTCGGCTCGTCGAGCAGCATCAGCGTGGGCTCCAGGGCGAGGGTGGTGGCCACCTCCAGCGCGCGCTTGCGCCCGTAGGGCATCTCCACGGTGAGTACATCGGCGTACTCGGCGAGGCCCACCTCGTCGAGGAGCTCCAGAGCGCGGTCGTTGAGGTGGTCGAGGCTGCTCTCGGGCTTCCAGAAGTGAAAGGAGGTACCCAGCTTGCGCTGCAGGGCCACCCGCACGTTCTCCAGCGCAGTCATGTGGCCGAACACCGCGGATATCTGGAAGGAGCGCACCAGGCCGAGGCGCGCGATCTCGTTGGCCTTCATGCCGGTGATCGGCTTGCCACGGTAGAGGATCTCGCCGCGGGTCGGCGGCAGGAATTTGGTCAGCAGGTTGAAGACGGTGGTTTTGCCGGCCCCGTTGGGGCCGATCAGGGCATGGATGTGCCCTTCCTGAACCTGCAGGTTGACGTCGTCCACGGCGGTGAAGCCGCGGAACTGCTTGGTCAGGTTGCGTGCTTCGAGTATCGCACTGCTCATCGTGCCACCTTTGTGATTGTCGCTAGCTCGGCAGGACTGTTCACTGAGTCTAGTTGCGCCGGGATTTATGTCAATATATATACGTATATTATTTTGACAACTCTCGTTCTCATGAGACATGACAGCACAGAAAACCACATAAACGTCATGCACATGACATATATAGCGGCAGCAACGCATCCACCCCGCTGCGGCCCGGCACGAACAGCTCGCCGACCAGGCCGCTGGCCGTCGAGCGCGTCTTGCCAGAGCCTTCGGGAAGATCCGGCCTTCCTACAGCTTGCTCTCCAGCTCCGGCAGGATCTCGAACAGGTCACCGACCAGGCCGTAATCGGCCACCTGGAAGATCGGCGCCTCCTCGTCCTTGTTGATCGCCACGATCACCTTGGAGTCCTTCATGCCGGCCAGGTGCTGGATCGCCCCGGAAATGCCCACGGCGATGTAGAGCTCCGGCGCGACGATCTTGCCGGTCTGGCCGACCTGCATGTCGTTGGGCACGAAGCCGGCGTCCACCGCGGCACGCGAGGCACCGATGGCCGCGCCCAGCTTGTCGGCGATACCCTCGAGCAGCTTGAAGTTCTCGCCGCTGCCCATGCCGCGACCGCCGGAGATGACCACCCGCGCCCCGCCCAGTTCGGGACGGTCGCTCTGGGCCAGCTCCTGCTTGAGGAAGGTGGACTGGCTATTCTCGGCCACGAACTCGACGCTCTCGACGCTGGCACTGCCGCCCTCTGCCACCGCATCGAACGCCGTGGTGCGCACGGTGATCACCTTGAGCGCGTCGGCGCTCTTGACCGTGGCAATGGCATTGCCGGCATAGATGGGGCGCTTGAAGGTGTCGCCATCAACCACTTCGACGATCTCGGAGATCTGGCTGACGTCCTTCAGGGCGGCGACGCGCGGCAGCACGTTCTTGCCGGTGGTGGAGGCGGCGGCCAGCACGTGGCGGTAGTCGCCGGCGAGCTCGACCAGCAGCGCGCCCAGGGGCTCGGCGAGCTGGTGGGCATAGGCGGCGTGGTCGGCCACCCGCACCTTGCTCACGCCGTCGAGCCTGGCGGCGGCCTCGGCCACGGCACCGACGTTCTCGCCGGCCACCAGCACGTCGATGTCGCCGCCAATCGCCTGGGCCGCCGCGACCACATGGGCGGTGGCGCCGGCGAGCTGGCCGTCGTGATGTTCTGCAAGTACCAGGATGCTCATGAAATCGGCTCCCCTCAAAGCACTTTGGCTTCGTTCTTGAGTTTGTCCACGAGCTCGTCGACGGAGCCCACCTTGATGCCGCCCTTGCGCTCGGCCGGTGACTCGACCTTCTCCAGCGTCAGCCGGCT
This portion of the Billgrantia sulfidoxydans genome encodes:
- a CDS encoding branched-chain amino acid ABC transporter permease, which codes for MSTTTALSPAMKLQRRATRRRHALYLALIAIALVAPLVIYPVFLMKVLCFALFACAFNLLLGYAGLLSFGHAAFLASGGYVTGYLLASYPGLSPELGILAGTFSAVLLGALFGALAIRRQGIYFAMITLALSQLVYFLFLQSPFTGGEDGLHGVPRGELFGLVSLGSNLAMYYFVFAIFLIGFAIIQRAVHSPYGQVLKAIRENEPRAVSLGYNVDAYKLLAFVLSAGLAGLAGATKTLVFQLASLTDAHWHMSGEVILMTLLGGVGTLFGPLVGAGVVVSLQTQLAQSPLGNWVSVVLGAIFVLCVLSFRSGIVGEIQRLVKKNFK
- a CDS encoding ABC transporter ATP-binding protein, yielding MSSAILEARNLTKQFRGFTAVDDVNLQVQEGHIHALIGPNGAGKTTVFNLLTKFLPPTRGEILYRGKPITGMKANEIARLGLVRSFQISAVFGHMTALENVRVALQRKLGTSFHFWKPESSLDHLNDRALELLDEVGLAEYADVLTVEMPYGRKRALEVATTLALEPTLMLLDEPTQGMGAEDVDRIVELIRRVATGRTVLMVEHNLRVVSRLCDRITVLARGAVLAEGGYQQVAHDPQVREAYMGSEATGEATA
- a CDS encoding electron transfer flavoprotein subunit alpha/FixB family protein translates to MSILVLAEHHDGQLAGATAHVVAAAQAIGGDIDVLVAGENVGAVAEAAARLDGVSKVRVADHAAYAHQLAEPLGALLVELAGDYRHVLAAASTTGKNVLPRVAALKDVSQISEIVEVVDGDTFKRPIYAGNAIATVKSADALKVITVRTTAFDAVAEGGSASVESVEFVAENSQSTFLKQELAQSDRPELGGARVVISGGRGMGSGENFKLLEGIADKLGAAIGASRAAVDAGFVPNDMQVGQTGKIVAPELYIAVGISGAIQHLAGMKDSKVIVAINKDEEAPIFQVADYGLVGDLFEILPELESKL
- a CDS encoding AMP-binding protein — protein: MTKQAVWTPDRETRQRTRLQQWIGELELNDYDRLLERSVEDTAWFWGAVEKKLGVEWRSSYAAVIEDPQEIMHPRWFTEGRLNIIDSLLERWAREPETGARQALVSQAEDGRQVRYSYGELAGEVARCAEALRGLGVKRGDVVSLYLPMIPQAIIAMLAVIRLGAIYAPSFSGYNAEALAVRLADSGSRFLITADGYYRRGRFIEMKAKADEAIAAGSAVETVVVVNNAGSDPSRLAAHEHDWEALMAAVPAREERELPCEMASDDPLLLIYTSGTSGKPKGAVHTHAGLPLKAALDLGLCMDLGEGDALFWITDMGWLTAPVAVFGAFMNGATLAIYDGAPNHPQEDRLWTLVEAFGATHVGISPTFTRSLMKSDIAPKQLGERVRLFLSTGEPWDDESWHWLFETVGERRIPIINYAGGTEIGGGILVNVLLRPIGPSCFNSPVPGMAAGVVNPDGERVVDELGELVIDRPWVGMTRSFWHDDAKYEGEYFSRWPGRWVHGDMAIAYPDGQLEIRGRSDDTMNVAGKRVGPAEIESIVVSSPAVAEVAVVGVADPLKGEVPLCFVVLKPEAEREGVASTLKALVAERLGKAFAPREVFVVDELPKTKNGKLLRRVVKNAYLGNDVGDLSALESYSAVESIARLGSRGDASTKTP
- a CDS encoding ABC transporter ATP-binding protein, with product MSVPEHRNSDGAEMLRVSDLHAFYGESHILHGVDFDVKRGELVTLLGRNGAGRSTTLKSIMNMVGRRTGSITINGNETLGMKPHRIPRLGIGYCPEERGIFASLDVEENLLLPPTVRSGGMSIDEIYAMFPNLYERRRSQGTRLSGGEQQMLAMARILRTGARLLLLDEITEGLAPVIVQALGEVLVKLKAHGMTIVLVEQNFRFAAPLADRHFVMEHGRIVEEIGAAELPSRREHLNSLLGV
- a CDS encoding branched-chain amino acid ABC transporter permease; this translates as MTMIFGVPLAVFMGQLMLGLINGAFYALLSLGLAVIFGLLKIVNFAHGAMYMLGAFSALLGLQHLGLNYWAALLIAPLLVAGVGMLIERVLLRRIAHLDHLYGLLLTFGLALIFEGTLINFFGVSGSSYPTPAALQGGMNLGFMFLPTYRGWVLVAALVVCLATWYIIERTRLGAYLRAGTENPALMQAFGVNVPQLITLTYGFGVALAAFAGVLAAPLYPVSPTMGANLLIVVFAVVVIGGMGSILGAVATGLSMGLIEGLTKVYYPEAANTVIFLVMILVLMLRPAGLFGKEA
- a CDS encoding ABC transporter substrate-binding protein, whose product is MNVNRKILASSIALAAASLAPLAAQAAQAAQAAVSDDKIVIGYMDDMNGTYSDLAGPGGLTAIEMAIEDFGGEVNGVPIELISADHRNDPAVASNLAREWMDQDSVDMITGLNASSVAIAVSKLVEQSNKFAMVTTAAADSITGEHCTPNHVHWVYDTFAVSDAAARAMVEQGGESWFLMSSDYAFGHAMEAAVENAVVESGGTIAGKIRHPFPTDDFSSYMLQAQGSGAQIIGLASAGKDLVNAINTAYQFGVPQGGQTLASLMVFITDMKSIGLDVAQGTQFVTGWYWNMDEQSREWAERFQQRVGRMPTMVQAGDYSAVTHYLKAIEATGSDDPAEVRAYLLENPIEDFFSRNGRLREDGRMVHDMYLAQVKAPTDSTGEWDLFEILATIPAEEAFRPLEESRCDLVSN